The DNA sequence TTGGATGATCATCTCATCCTGTttagactatatatatatatatatatatatatatatatatatatatatatatatatatatatatatatatatatatatatatatatatatatatataattacagcTGTATGCTAAGTCATTCATTCATCATTACATCAGTTCCGATAAATTGGTATCAGTCGGCAAGCTGTGGGCTCTTACATCGTTAAATTATCTGCTTTGCCGTTCATTATAACTTTTACTTTCGTTTTCGTTtctttcaactgaaaatttaatGACTAACACTAACATGACTTTATGAGTTGTAAAACATGTATGAAATGCCACCAGAGTAGAAGGGGTTAATCTATCAGCCTTGCCCAAATAATGGTTAATAACGTGCAACATTAATAAACTGGTGGAATTGATCGCTGTGTTATCCACCTCATTGTATAATGCTTAATGTTTTCGATGGTGTATAATGGTCTTGCGTCAGGTCTGCCCCTTGTGACCCTGGTAATTCAACAAAGGTTACTGTTGAATGGCGTTCCTCTCTCACGCATGACTCGTGATACTTTTGTTCTCTGAGGTGGCAGTTCATATATTGAGGAAATCAGGAACAGATTCATGTCTTTGAGATGAGTGGTAAAACAGGAGTAGTGTACCTCTGTTTTATACCTTGAAATGCTGGGTCGTTTCAGAACAAGATGACTTTAAAGCATATGAAAGGGGAACTCGATTTCTTGTTTTAATTACAGCAGACGACTAAATGTTTGTGATAGCAAACTTGATACGTCCCTTGCAATGTTTCTATTTCCCGAGGAAACAGCCAGGAACTTAGACTGGTGGCTCACTATGTGTCCTGCTGTTTTCTGAATATGTATATCTTCCCACGATCTCCCTTCACTTCCCTTTTGGAAGAAACCATTCTCAAAGCAGTAGTCAACAGCGCACATTAAATTTTActtattaaaattattataaaaacGATCAAACTTGGCATTCCGCGTTATATTGTAGTCAAAATATACTTCTATAAAAAGTCGGTCATAGCGTTGACCGAAATTGAACTATGCCATACAAGACGATTTTGCAGTCTTATGAAAAAACTTGACGTTTTACATAATTGTCTGCGACTTACCTTGGCTTTGTTTTGGTGCTATCCTGGATTAACAAAGTATGAATTTCGACACAATGCACAATATTCAATGTGAGATGTAGCAGATAGAGTTAAACAGTCTTTCACCTATGATCAATTAGTTGAGACTTTTGTCGTCTTCAGAAGTATGTGCTCTAAAATACTTCGCCTTTTGAAGACAACGGCTTGATGATACCCGTGTTGTTCTTTATTTCTGAACATAACAcgatggaactaatttgggataattagatggtgaagtaatgtctatttgatctgcaaatgtaagctcatctgcttttctttttaagttacacacttgtttttatgattaatttgtaatattggaaCATTCAGCTATTGGGCAACTAacattttttgagaaatttgaaaaatatgaaaatccaattatcccaaattagttccaatcttatTAAAGGCAAAACAGAATTACACGTCTCTGTTCATGCGgaagaataaaataaatttcgCAGTATAGTTTTTTGAAAGCATGACCTTAGGTCTCAAATaaactaaaattttatttcagtcaGTTTTGCCcataaaaacatgtattttcacgtttttatttttgaagaaaattgtatttaatGGCATTAGCGTCGCTTTATAATGAGTTGTGAAAGAACGTTATTGCCTATAACACAAGTATTTCTTGTCACAACACTATAGCCCCTGATTGTTCCATGCTATCTGCAGACACGAATTCACGGTAATATATCTCTCTAAATTGAGTTTCTCTGTCATTATAAATAAGTGTTTGGCTTCGGAGCTGTTCCTCACGACATAGAAAATTCTGCAAAAGTTACAGTTTAGTAGCATTTCTCGCAGTTTCTTAGCCAATCAAAGTCAACATTTCTTGTCTTCTGGGGTTTCAAGTTCACTAAGTAAGTCTGtgccaatttttgaaattatttggcAAGAGGAACACAAAGTATAAATGTAATTTCCCACTATAATAACAGAAGATGAGCGTTATTTACATCGACAAACTCTAACAGCTTTTTGTCAACATGGTGTCATATCTTGATGGAAAGAAGCTGGAACTGACGACGAGTGTTGATGTATAACtagaacttatttattgaatacggaaccgtGGCTAGGCCGAACGGCGCAGTCAATGATATATGAATCTGCCTGTGTGTCAGTCGGACCAAGTTTGTTTGTCTTGGTCACTCCACGGAGGAGTGACCGTGGTCAAAGTTCTAGTTCTTAACTCCAAGTCCAAGTTCTAGTTAGTTTCTCCTGTTGAGTCTTGGTCACTCCActagagagtgaccgtggtccaaGTTCTTTTTAGTTACGGTCACTCCacagagagtgaccgtggtccaagttctttttttttcctctgagttagtgtgtccatttatacagtatcttggctatgtcggatgccgacgccataaagaatataataagactatactttgatttaccgacattaaaAAATATTACGAAAGTAAAAATTATCACTTGCCCTtgcgtggcttgctacaatgcttttgtttcaaacccacgccatgaatacattaaaatgataacaacggctcaatataacgattggttgaaacacaatagaacatgggggtagcacgcagaatacctccatgagaaaaataagttaCTGAGTGAatcttttaaatgtgtaaattagCAAGACGATGTTGTCGATAccgtgctggtatttcgtggcgccagcattgttagagtccaaacaaagaaaagtTGCAGCTTGATCAATCGCGTCCAAGGACGCTAATGTATTGTGAGCGtggaatattaattttctttgcgccaatttggaaaattatgacATATGGCACATATGAATGAGGTTGAATGCTGAGTAGGCAGATGATTTTATTACGCCTATGTACAACCTTCTGTCTTGAATTATCTGCCAAATACTCTGTCCATAAACTTTTAAAAGCATGAATGTCCATGTATATACTCGAAGAGAGTGAAAGCCTCGTTTACTGTTGTAATTTTGGATCTCCTGTACATGGACGTTAATTTTGTTTACTTCTTTAAACGAAAATTCAAGTTGGAAATTATCTAATCATTCTGCACGTACTTTGTCGTTTTTAATTTGAATGCAGTAAAATCTGCTTAATATTTTTATGCTATTGACTGCTGTGAATGTCTTAATAGCATGGCTATAGGTGCTATCTGTATGACATGAAAACCGATAACATTGCCAATAAAACGAATTTATAATCATCTCTCTTTTCCACCGCAGTTTAGAGAACTTGCTATGGCTGTCAGTGTTGAAAGTACTTCGACAGTAGCTGAGGCACTGTTTGTGTTTCACACCTGGGATAAAGACAAGTTTGGTTTACCTGCTACTCATAGGAACCTTATCAAAGATTTCTGTCGAAGGAAACGTAATGTTATAAAGGTCTATGCTACCACTCTTGACCTTAGATTGAGTGAAGCGCAGGAGAAAGATGCCAACGATATTGGTGTTCATTTGATCGTTGCCGAAAGAAATAAGTGGGCTAACGAAAAACAAGATCCTGCAGTATTGCGTTGGTTACTGGATCACAAAGTCCATTATCAGCGTTTGGATGAGCTGAAGAACGTAAAGTACGTGATTGGGTACACACCAGAGACGCATAGTGCAGCAGCAGACATTCGTGAGAAATTATTCCCTGACGCCGATTTGGTTCTGATCAACTGCTCTACAGCCAGCAAGGAGAATGGCGATGAATTCGATTACAAGATGCTGGACGCTGCCAGTGAAGCAGATTTGTTATTTTCACTTGGACCTCTCACACACAAACATTTCGAAATTGAGTATCGGGCAGAACGTAATGGCAAGAGGTTGTGTGACATTCCTCATCGAGAAATTGCTCCAATACCAAACGTAAGCTGCAAATGGGCAAATATTCCTAAGGACATCACTGAACCAGTCCTGTTCACGTATGGTCGAATCGATGATGAGGAGGCGTTGAAACGATGTGGACCTATTGCTGCAGCAATTGGTAACTTTTCAAGTGCGTGGAAGAAGCACGTGCGAGGCAAAGTGACATGGAAAATACAAGGAATCTCGGAAGTAATGGAAAAGCGAAGCCGCGAGTTTTTCGATGACAGCTTGAAAAATGGTAACACCAAATTGCAGCCTTATTTCAACACTTCCATTGACAAACTTACAACACACCTCTTCCAGAGTCACCTGTGTATTCCTCTACCAAGTACCGATCAGAGTCATTTTGATGGCATAGAAGCTATGTCTTCAGCGGTTCCTCTAGTCAGTATCGAAGACACCCACCTCGCGGAATTCATCGGCAAGTACTTAAAAGAGTACATGGACTCCTGTATTGTAGAGAAGACTGAAGGACATCTGACTAATCATATACAGAGGGTATTCAGTAACATTCCTCTGGCATTTGAGAAAGCTGAACGACTGAGGAAAACTTACATAAGcagtaaacaaacacaaaacaccTATGAAGAATTCGCTGCTCTGTTAACGCCTTCCCAAAATGAGAGACCATCAGAGGATAATACTGGTGAGAATGTTTCCATAAGATCTAAAATAGTATACGCTCCCCCCGATTCAAAATGGGATTGTATGACAAATAGATTATCACATTATGTATATCATCACGATAATTTTTAGACTCTTCTGAAACACTTTGTTCCGCTCGAGTAtctttggtagttgaagtgttggacattttcaaatatgttagtcttatttgttcaaattttaaagaacGGTGCAGTGCTAAGTAGTGTTTAGATATTTGTCCTATTTTTTCGGAAGCAATTTTCTATGAAATATCTAAAGTCGTCGCTCTGATCGTGAGTTCTTAAGAGTTCTATCTAGattgttaaaatttcaaatattgttataCAGCTGTCTCCGTACTTTCTCTATCCTAGCCGAAAGACCTCTTGAAGTCACTTTCTCTTTGCCGGAAGACGCATACCGTCGATATCGACAAAGTGAGGTACAGCATACAAATGCAGAGAGGGTCAGTCGTCAAGATGCTGAATGGAGTGATTTAGTTTCACTTTTTGCAAAGGTAATTGATACCATTTTGGAAAGTGAGGAAAGGTGTCAACAAGTACATCACGTCATCAAAGACAAGTGTGGCAGTGTTCGCATATCGTTTATGAAGAAGGAGTCACTTGTAGTCACGTTAGACGTACCTCGTCTTGTAAATCTGTACAGACTGGAGAGGACGACAAAATCTGGAAGTCTTGCTGAAGCTATGGAACCATTGCTGGTAACTGACGAGATGAAGGCCAAGGCAAAAAGAGCCGGTATTCCAGGACATCTTATGAAATTACAAGTTACATACAACCAGGCAACATTTCAGGCTATACGACGATTCCTCATTAAGCGTATAAGTATTACACTTTCCTTTTTTATTGGATCGCAACACCAAAGTTGTTCATGTTTAATCTATATTACTAATGGATATAGTGGACATTTTATAAGAACTCCAAGGTAGTAAATCTTATGACGTATTTTCGAAAATGTTGAGAATCACTCCCAAAAGTGTTCAATTATGCGTTAACTTGGGTGAATTTGTAATGTTGTTATTAAATCGACCGAGTTTTAGTCCTGACtcgattttttcccaaaatgacacttttcattacacaaatgtgatgtatatGGAAGACCATCGGGTCGTTGATCATGAAAGCTGACGTAATAGAAATGCTGTTCCATAGTTTAGAAGGAGGGGTAAGACCCCTGTTTGTTTAgcgtgcgtcaaaatcgcattaAGGAATCAGACCATGAAACAACAacagaagagaaagaatgacAACGCAGACACAGAACACGTACTTATACTATGCAAAAGTGTGGACTCATCTAAATGTGATTATAAGGCTAGCGTCGCGGTCATAGGGGAAAATGGGACACAGATTACGATAAcctaaaaaaaagcaaaaaaaaataattttaactgTGATTGAAGAAGTGTAAACGTAAAGTTTGTTGAtatttaggctgcattcacacaAAAAACAGTGAGGAAGCTGGAGGAAtacagggggattcgaaaattttggaggTAGTAGAAGTGGGGAATGGAAAGTTTTGCTCTACCCATTAGGGGACATGAAAATGACttttgttcccttttactttttacgaTTCAAAGGTTCGGTGGTTAATTCATATaaaatttgataacattttaatttcatCCAATTTTTCTAATGTTTgtaataatcaaacaagatATAGAACCAATTTGTCGCAGTTCATTACTTTTGTCtctaaaaaatctaaaaatgtataaattttccgtaaaaaaacaaacaagtaggcctAGTATCAAGGCTGAAGCcgcaactgttgatatttttcaatatttctgtgcaatattTCAAATACGATTCTTGCTGTCTCTCTACtgtatgctgaaacacacaatattcagtttttcGACAAACCTTGTATATGTAGgcctatataaatatgtattggaCGATAATTGAAtcagagtccagactgaaagtcatatGTCAACGATACAAATGCACAGGACACAtattggcaagctgaatactggacagttcaacatgctgtagatacaataacgcagttgtataaacttaacaaatattattgtcaaaattatcaaagttaatatagcTACTGCCTACTAGCGGTGTCACTGTCACAACTGCACACCAGCAgtgagatagctctgactatgaagtaGTAGAAGAAAAGTTTGAGTCACGTTACGCTCATGACagagtgaaacatacttgtacacaggaTCGGGAGACAGATAAACACATGGAAAACCAGAAGACTTGAAAGCTAtcaggaatttttgaattcttgcatgtgaaaataatcaaatattaaaggaaaaagatggggtcaccatgcttgattttctaaattttctcatcgtagaataatacaaaagtaaaactttgtacagtaaagactaatattttaaatgaaaaaatttgtgactaaatgaaattattttaattttactacAACTACCATTATTATACTAAACCTTTCAgtgattaaaacgtttatttgatggaatattttaatcatccagtattgtcaattttgcaaaacttttataagtagcatcttAAGTGGCCAGGAATTCAGTGAGTTCGATTAATTAAGGTCGGCTTTGACTGATAGATCAAAAAAGTCCATTGATGTGTTTTAAAGtgtatcaatttaagaacttgccttaggaatatgactctacaaactgctaataacaggtagtgttgaacatctgtgaGCAGAACTGTCCAATGcatgtttatattttctttGCGTGCATTATAAACATGCAGCTTTATGATAATGGGgaagacttgaaaaattttcgTCATATAGgcagggggatttgaaaatatttgagggtattgaggggggtctgaaaaaacattttaatcacgattcctccagcccccgcCCCATAACCGttatttttgaacgcagcctcaTGTGTAGACTTTGCACACAGTGTGCATGAAAGACGGATTTGTATTCTCCATACATAATAAACAACACTGTTTCCATGAAACCAATTTAATTTCGCATTAAGTGGTTTCGTTTTGAGGGAGGATTGATACAATCAACACTGAATCGCTTTGCTATTTCATCAGCTTTTACGATCGACGGCCCCTAGGAGTTTATGTTCCTGCGCATTTCATCAGGCAAAGCTAGTTTACCTTTGTACTAAATGTTgatctgtaatattttttgttgtAGGGGATGGCGGTACTGTTGGTCAAGCATTTTTGTCAGATGACCTGCCTGACGAAGTGAGTGATGATGAAGGACAATATGAACCACCCGTGAGTGCCTGTTTCTTTGAAACTAGCTtgcaacaaaaaatattgatacaAATCTCTTCTGACACTAACTCTAAGAGATGTCTGGCAATGTATCAATGCAGCTCTCCCGAACTGTAAGGACCTGTTTGCAATTTTTGATggctctctgtctctctcaaaAACTAGCTTACGCAAGGACACGTTTCAACTACATTTAtagaaattcacaaaaaaataatattattccGATAAATTTCAGATACACTATACAAATGTCAAGTCATTTTACTATCTTTAATAGATGAAAAAAGCCACCAGCAGAGAGCACACTGAAGTTACTTCAGTTCAGCAGTGTGAGGAGTGTATAACCTCTAAAGATGTATTCGAGGGTGAATGTAGGCGATATGAAAAAGAGGTGCAACTCCTTCAAAGGGAACTTGCAAGCAAGAAGTTAGAAATCATTAAATTGGAGGAAAGATTGAAACAACAATCGCAAAAGAGTACAACAGATCAAGCAAGAGGATCAAAAGGTACTATACAGGAGATTCTCGTTAGTATTTTTGTGTAAAGCCTTAATACCTTAACAATAACAATCTCATTTAATAAACcttaaagaaaagaaaaattggCATGCGTATATATTTTGTAGTGTGTTGCATTtatgcaacaacaacaaaatgttggccatcataTGTTGAGCAtccaagtaaatggcatcatgcttgttcttttatgatcacatgtgtatgtgcaggaaatactgaattatttgtacttttccgtggggcgccattttatgtgtCGCACCCGTTTATTAACCTGATGAAATGCGTAGGCATGGCCCAAATCAGCAAGaggtgatacttctatacatgtcctttagttagcacatttacacgaagcaactctgaattgaaaataaaatcatgaacatATTGCATAAAATTGCAACTACTGGGGCTATAAACAAAGTTGATGTGTTTTGAAAACTATAGTTTGTACTTCACCATATTTCAATGCTTACAGCTATTTACCGTGAGTATCAATTTTGTTATGTAATTGTTTTACCTCGCAGGAGATGGCGGTATTGTTGGTCAACCATTGCTGACGGATGACGCAATAGACGAGTAAACGATGATGGAATGCAGTATGAACCACCGTGAGTACCTGTTTCGTCGAAACTAAATTGCATCAAAAGCTATTTACGTTTCTGTGGAAATGAAACGGAAAACACCCATGTTTACGTCTCCCTAAGACGTACACAAAATGATATCTTGCAATGTATTGATATGATTCTTTCAcacagtctgtatgtgtgtctgtgtgtaatATGATTTTACAATCTTTTACAGGTTAAAAAGACCAGCAGTCGAGGGCACGATGAATTTGTTTCAGAATCCGAGAATGAGTTTCAAACCTTTAAAGATATGTACGAGAGTGAATGTAGGCGCCGTGACAAAGAGGAGAAACTCCTTCTTGATAAACTTGCAAGCAAGAACTCACAAATCGAGAAACTGAAGAAAAGATTGAAACAACAATCGCAACACATACCTTCAAAGAGTATGACAGACCGAGAGGGAGAGTCAAAAGGTACTATACCGTAGATtctttttagtatttttgtgtGCAGGTGATATTGACATGCTAAGAAAGGCCTTGATACCATAACAATAAACCTCAAAGAAAAGATAAATTCGGGTGTGTATATATTTATAGCGagtgaaataaagcatttgcgTTAGATAAGAAACCATCTGATTCTCAAGAGGCGTTGTTTTCACTCTGCCGATGTAAATATGCGAAAATACACAATCTGACTTCTCACAAAACGTCCTTTACAttattgcaaatatttcacTTACGCTCTGTCACACTAATAAAGGACCAATGACTGGACAAGCATATAAAATGTGTAGGttgcaaagggttaaatttcACTGGTGTTGTTTCACCTCTGATTGAAAATTGCTATCCGGAAATCATGTTTCCTGTCATTATGCTTAGTCTATTATAATTTATAAATCCCGCCcgtcaaaaatgtgttctatTTGACATTGTAGCACGTATATATAAGTTACATAATATTGTCGTTCGCTGCTTGCCTTTAGTCTAGACTTGAATTCATTTTCCATTGTACTTTGGAAGACCATACTTTGTACTTCGACATATTTCAATGCTTACAgctatttaggggcccaagccgaccggctgggaccctattgttattgctcaagttctactacttcctcttcttcctctttttcttcttcttctgccgattctttgtcgacctagatctctaaaACGgcgctgaacgaaaacttctaaaatttgcagggctagtaggtatcaattagtactcgtgcacctgacccttgaaattttgattggtcacgtgacctggtggccatattggattttccaaaaactaaaaatggcttctccagaagacctaggggtctagtcgatttgaaattttttgtatagtaagcatgacctaaggtctctagaatttgcaaataaaatcgcatgcggtcacgtgaccttggccactatattggattttctaaaatagtcatttaatctttaaaaatcttcttctccagaaccgaaacatcgattaagctaaaattttactcatgtcatccttacagtgatctctattaagtttgcaaaagacattttgatcggtcacgtggtttggccgccatattggatttttgaaatcacaatttaatctttaaaaatcttcttctccagaacaaattcaccaattgaactaaaatttaataaatgtcatctacagtgtgatctctttcaagtttgcgaaaagcgtttcgattggtcacgtggtttggccgccatattggattgtgcaaaaaatcgtgatataatatttaaaaatattcttctccagaaccaaaacactgattaaactggaattttactcatgtcatgcttacagtgatcactttcaagtttgtgaaaggcgttttgatcggtcacgtggtttggccgccatattggattttgcgaaaatcgtaatttcatctttaaaaatcttcttctctagaaccaacacaccgagtagactgcaattttacatgtatcatctattgtaatatctctttcgggttttgtgaaaggcatttggataggtcacatggttttgccgccatatttgattttgcaaaactcgtaatttaatcttttaaaatattttcctccagaaccaatacacagattgaactaaaattttacactcataatccctagtggtagttctttctaatttccgaaaggcgtttgggtcagtcaggAGGTTTGTTCGCTGTAGtggatatagcgaaaatcgcaatttaatccttaaaaattttcttctcaaaaaccaacacacagatttaactgaaatgttacttcatatctttcttagtgcgagcactttcaagtttgcgaaaggtatttggatcggttaagtcgccccaatgttcataaggcagcagtttaaaacctcgtcagtcagaagatcgatcagtgatgtatgttatattgtacacttgagagtcaaagacggaacaacagactgcaatgcccgctgtcaaattcaactAGCAGTcgcacgaaccctaatctcggcccatTGTGTATAGTAACTTCAGCGCCCAGGTTTTGTACGCCAggatgacgttgtcaagtatactgccacaGAAGTACTTAGAATAGCGTGCCACTaactttaggggtggccgactgctgtgattgactgaaatagagcgggacaaggtcctgccacaattactggggtctacacacagctgttttgtgagtgtcaaggatcataaatgaagctattcgggtaattttgtatgtaggtgtctgaatgcacgctcacttgttcatcacgaataaaaaagtaagatatatgacattgcaaggtgtggtgattttttatgtttctctatctgacatgcatggagtggccctggtgtgttgtgtaactgagagcatgtagctgattaaaaatgtaaacaagaccacatcaaaattgctgatacacatcgattaaaacaacaccttgtgtaACGAAGTTCGTGGTGACGTTGAGATctaattgaaactaaaatgtcaatattatgaagtaagggtatgataaacattataggctgtttgtcataaacattttgaaatcggaaagtgagaagtaaaatacttgTAGAAAAATGTATTGCGTCACTGTTGCTGAAATAACAGGCTATCGACTCAATGCCGGCGACTGCAAAATCGTCACTCACAGCCTGCAGGTAAAATGGTTAATCAgagctggacgctcttgccattgttctaggtctaattaggtgcgaccatatcagttgttagtgtagctgttcagaatgtttgtttgcgcagcttattacagtgggaacactcagtaaatatgcacttcctcaattccaaggtttgaatatttaagcatgtgGACTTGAGTGACACCAACGTTCAGAAACAACAATGCtagaaacttttgctccaagtaccactactgtcactattcagtttcaacgatcaactccatgagtaatttagaacgttcttgtgtatgttatccaaacactctacattaggtgccataaaataaattctttgtttgccgtaggattttcaatggacgaaatctgaaaaacaaacataaatcgcctgcttgaaaataaggtgcgttgtgcccttcctttgttcgcaatgacggaggcagtgtttccgctgcctgctCGCAAAATCGCAATTGCGAgaaaaagtagcgtttgccgagaagatttaggcaaaaattagccaaacttgcgaatcgaaaattgcactatgacgtcatcctttgtccacgcgctgtcctgcattcaacttgagacgtgatgctttatctctgtgcatccctgaccttatgcgtcagaagatcgtatttgtaacacacacagcaataaataaaattgtaatgaaatagctaacaaaccaaaagtacccatatgtttaccatgactattTGACTA is a window from the Ptychodera flava strain L36383 chromosome 11, AS_Pfla_20210202, whole genome shotgun sequence genome containing:
- the LOC139144131 gene encoding uncharacterized protein is translated as MAVSVESTSTVAEALFVFHTWDKDKFGLPATHRNLIKDFCRRKRNVIKVYATTLDLRLSEAQEKDANDIGVHLIVAERNKWANEKQDPAVLRWLLDHKVHYQRLDELKNVKYVIGYTPETHSAAADIREKLFPDADLVLINCSTASKENGDEFDYKMLDAASEADLLFSLGPLTHKHFEIEYRAERNGKRLCDIPHREIAPIPNVSCKWANIPKDITEPVLFTYGRIDDEEALKRCGPIAAAIGNFSSAWKKHVRGKVTWKIQGISEVMEKRSREFFDDSLKNGNTKLQPYFNTSIDKLTTHLFQSHLCIPLPSTDQSHFDGIEAMSSAVPLVSIEDTHLAEFIGKYLKEYMDSCIVEKTEGHLTNHIQRVFSNIPLAFEKAERLRKTYISSKQTQNTYEEFAALLTPSQNERPSEDNTAERPLEVTFSLPEDAYRRYRQSEVQHTNAERVSRQDAEWSDLVSLFAKVIDTILESEERCQQVHHVIKDKCGSVRISFMKKESLVVTLDVPRLVNLYRLERTTKSGSLAEAMEPLLVTDEMKAKAKRAGIPGHLMKLQVTYNQATFQAIRRFLIKRISITLSFFIGSQHQSCSCLIYITNGYSGHFIRTPR